From a single Solenopsis invicta isolate M01_SB chromosome 6, UNIL_Sinv_3.0, whole genome shotgun sequence genomic region:
- the LOC105205207 gene encoding uncharacterized protein LOC105205207 gives MAEETSSAPNLLTRMKGYLKEAPFFCKIVELVFCVIATGLVAGPFQQNQIRPTDIHHTAIFHVAVSGYILINAILIMSHILGERLPKKTALIFSTMGAILCCTAGLILIRDWDNFSSNLIHAYLQEYSDQTVAAGSFAILAALVFAVDTYFTNKND, from the exons ATGGCTGAGGAGACCAGTTCTGCACCCAACCTCTTAACACGAATGAAGGGATATCTTAAGGAAGCACCATTCTTTTGCAAAATTGTTGAATTG GTTTTCTGTGTTATTGCAACGGGATTAGTGGCGGGGCCATTTCAACAGAACCAAATCCGACCCACTGATATACATCACACAGCGATATTTCATGTGGCTGTGTCCGGTTATATTCTTATAAATGCGATTCTTATTATGAGCCATATCTTAGGCGAAAGATTGCCAAAAAAAACA GCTCTCATTTTTTCGACGATGGGTGCGATTCTTTGCTGCACCGCCGGCCTGATTTTGATTCGCGACTGGGACAATTTCTCGAGTAACCTGATTCACGCGTATTTGCAAGAGTACAGCGATCAAACGGTGGCGGCCGGTTCTTTCGCGATCTTGGCAGCTCTGGTATTCGCCGTAGATACGTACTTCACCAACAAGAACGACTGA